In Lachnospiraceae bacterium, one DNA window encodes the following:
- a CDS encoding HPr family phosphocarrier protein, with amino-acid sequence MKTVRISLNSIDKVKSFVNDLAKFDVDFDLVSGRYVIDAKSIMGIFSLDLSKPIDLNIHAENDVDSILATLSPYIID; translated from the coding sequence ATGAAAACAGTTAGAATTTCATTAAATTCCATTGATAAGGTTAAATCTTTCGTAAACGATTTAGCTAAGTTCGATGTTGATTTTGATCTGGTTTCCGGCAGATATGTCATCGACGCAAAATCAATTATGGGTATCTTCAGTCTGGATCTGTCCAAGCCGATCGATCTGAACATTCATGCTGAGAATGACGTAGACAGCATTCTTGCTACACTTTCTCCATACATCATCGACTGA
- the thiI gene encoding tRNA 4-thiouridine(8) synthase ThiI has product MQYQSFLIKYAEIGTKGKNRYMFEDALIRQIRYALSSVDGEFDVTKESGRIYVKALGEYEYDDTIEALKRVFGIADICPMVQIEDKDYENLKKHVVEYMDQVYPDKNITFKVDARRGDKQYPVSSEQINRDMGEAILEAFPQMKVDVHHPDVLLRVEIRQKVNLFSLMIPGPGGMPIGTNGQAMLLLSGGIDSPVAGYMIAKRGVKIDAVYFHAPPYTSERAKQKVVDLANLVARYSGPINLHIVNFTDIQLYIYEQCPHEELTIIMRRYMMRIAQAIAEKTGSIALITGESIGQVASQTLQSLASTNEVCTMPVFRPVIGFDKQEIVDVSEKIGTYETSIQPYEDCCTIFVAKHPVTKPNLKVIRNSERHLEEKIDEMVKTALDTVEVIACRG; this is encoded by the coding sequence ATGCAGTATCAGTCATTTTTGATCAAGTATGCAGAGATCGGCACAAAGGGTAAAAACAGATACATGTTTGAAGATGCCCTGATCCGTCAGATCCGTTATGCTTTAAGCTCTGTAGACGGTGAGTTTGATGTTACAAAGGAATCCGGCCGTATTTATGTAAAGGCTTTAGGAGAGTATGAGTATGATGATACCATTGAAGCGTTAAAGCGTGTATTTGGTATCGCTGATATCTGCCCTATGGTGCAGATCGAGGATAAGGATTATGAGAACCTGAAAAAGCATGTAGTAGAATATATGGATCAGGTATATCCGGACAAAAATATTACTTTTAAGGTAGATGCCAGAAGAGGGGATAAGCAGTACCCTGTAAGCTCTGAGCAGATCAACCGGGATATGGGTGAGGCGATTTTAGAGGCTTTCCCACAGATGAAAGTGGATGTACATCATCCGGATGTACTTCTTCGCGTGGAGATACGCCAGAAAGTGAACCTGTTCTCCCTGATGATCCCAGGACCAGGCGGTATGCCTATTGGCACCAATGGACAGGCAATGCTGTTGCTTTCCGGCGGTATTGACAGCCCGGTTGCAGGCTATATGATCGCAAAACGTGGAGTGAAGATCGATGCTGTTTATTTCCATGCGCCGCCATATACCAGTGAGAGAGCAAAACAGAAGGTAGTTGATCTGGCAAATCTGGTAGCACGTTATTCAGGCCCCATCAATCTGCATATAGTTAATTTTACAGATATCCAGCTTTATATTTATGAGCAGTGCCCACATGAGGAGCTGACCATTATCATGCGCCGTTATATGATGCGTATTGCACAGGCGATCGCTGAGAAGACAGGTTCTATTGCGCTGATCACTGGTGAGAGTATCGGACAGGTGGCTTCACAGACGTTACAGTCATTGGCTTCTACTAATGAAGTGTGCACTATGCCTGTTTTCCGTCCGGTGATCGGATTTGATAAGCAGGAGATCGTGGATGTTTCTGAGAAGATCGGTACTTATGAGACTTCAATCCAGCCATATGAGGACTGCTGTACTATTTTCGTAGCAAAGCACCCGGTTACAAAGCCAAATCTTAAGGTGATCAGAAATTCTGAGCGTCATCTGGAAGAAAAGATCGATGAGATGGTGAAGACTGCGCTGGATACTGTGGAAGTTATTGCTTGCCGCGGCTAG
- a CDS encoding cysteine desulfurase: MEAYFDNSATTKALDSVRDIMVKTLMEDFGNPSAKHTKGMEAEKYIRQAAADIAKTLKVKDKEILFTSGGTESNNMALIGTALANQRAGKHIISTRIEHASVYQPLAFLESLGFEVTYLHVDHNGHISLEELEQSLRPDTILVSVMYVNNEIGAIEPIDEIGRLVHGKNPKTVFHVDAIQAYGKIVIRPKKQGIDLLSVSGHKIHGPKGVGFLYIDEKVKIRPLIYGGGQQKDMRSGTENVPGIAGLGVAAKEMYTDHSAKMEYLTGLKDYLILRASEMEGVTVNSLKGAEGAPQIVSLSFEGVRSEVLLHALEEKGIYVSSGSACSSNHPAISGTLKAIGVKKELLDSTLRFSFGMFNKKEEIDYAVDVLKELLPVLRRFTIK, translated from the coding sequence ATGGAAGCATATTTTGATAATTCAGCCACAACAAAGGCTCTGGACTCTGTCCGGGATATTATGGTAAAAACACTGATGGAAGATTTCGGAAATCCTTCTGCTAAGCATACAAAAGGCATGGAGGCAGAGAAATACATCCGTCAGGCTGCAGCCGATATTGCAAAGACCTTAAAGGTAAAAGACAAAGAAATCCTGTTTACTTCCGGGGGTACAGAGTCTAATAACATGGCACTTATTGGTACGGCCTTGGCAAACCAGAGAGCAGGAAAGCATATTATCAGCACCAGGATCGAGCATGCCTCTGTGTATCAGCCGCTGGCATTTCTGGAGTCCTTAGGTTTTGAGGTGACTTATCTTCATGTGGATCACAATGGACATATTTCACTGGAAGAACTGGAGCAGTCTTTGCGTCCGGATACTATTTTAGTGTCTGTTATGTATGTAAATAATGAGATCGGCGCTATTGAACCAATTGATGAGATCGGGCGTCTGGTACATGGAAAAAATCCAAAGACCGTATTTCATGTAGATGCTATCCAGGCATATGGGAAAATAGTGATCCGTCCCAAAAAACAGGGCATTGACCTGTTAAGTGTCAGCGGACATAAAATCCATGGGCCAAAGGGCGTAGGTTTCTTATATATTGATGAAAAGGTAAAGATCCGTCCTTTGATCTATGGCGGCGGCCAGCAGAAGGATATGCGTTCCGGTACAGAAAATGTTCCCGGTATTGCAGGTCTTGGCGTGGCAGCAAAAGAAATGTATACAGACCACAGCGCCAAGATGGAGTATCTTACAGGCTTAAAGGACTATCTGATCCTTAGGGCGTCTGAAATGGAAGGCGTTACAGTCAATAGTTTAAAGGGGGCAGAAGGGGCTCCGCAGATCGTAAGTTTAAGCTTTGAGGGAGTAAGAAGCGAGGTACTTCTTCATGCCCTGGAAGAAAAAGGCATCTATGTTTCTTCCGGTTCTGCCTGCTCATCTAATCATCCGGCCATCAGCGGTACTTTAAAGGCGATCGGGGTGAAAAAGGAATTACTGGATTCTACTTTAAGATTCAGTTTTGGGATGTTTAATAAAAAAGAAGAGATCGACTATGCAGTGGATGTTTTAAAGGAGCTTCTGCCGGTGCTTAGGAGATTTACTATAAAATAG
- a CDS encoding 16S rRNA (uracil(1498)-N(3))-methyltransferase has translation MYHFFVDPSAIGEGKVKITGADLNHMKNVLRMKTGEAVLISDGTGKDYNCQIESYAEGEGILEILSENEDSKELPSRIWLFQGLPKSDKMEVIIQKAVELGAAGVIPVATRNAVVKLDAKKAEAKVRRWQAIAESAAKQSKRSYIPQVGMVMSLKEAFSYIEEQKFDLSMIPYELEKGMDGIKQVLGRLAPGQQIAVFIGPEGGFDEEEIKLALKMGVKPVSLGKRILRTETAGPAILALLMMKLEGAF, from the coding sequence ATGTATCATTTTTTTGTGGATCCTTCTGCCATTGGAGAGGGAAAGGTAAAGATCACAGGAGCAGATCTGAACCATATGAAAAATGTGCTCCGCATGAAGACCGGGGAAGCAGTGCTTATCAGCGACGGTACAGGAAAAGATTATAACTGTCAGATAGAAAGCTATGCAGAGGGAGAAGGGATTTTAGAGATCCTTTCTGAAAACGAAGACAGCAAAGAGCTTCCTTCCAGAATATGGCTTTTTCAGGGACTGCCAAAATCAGATAAAATGGAAGTGATCATCCAGAAGGCTGTGGAACTGGGGGCTGCAGGTGTGATTCCGGTTGCCACCAGAAATGCAGTGGTGAAGCTGGACGCAAAAAAAGCAGAGGCAAAGGTACGCCGCTGGCAGGCTATTGCAGAAAGTGCAGCTAAGCAGTCAAAGCGCAGCTATATCCCACAAGTGGGAATGGTGATGAGCTTGAAAGAGGCATTTTCCTATATAGAAGAACAGAAATTTGATCTGTCCATGATCCCCTATGAGCTGGAAAAGGGAATGGACGGAATAAAGCAGGTATTAGGCAGACTGGCACCAGGACAGCAGATCGCAGTGTTTATCGGACCGGAAGGTGGATTTGACGAGGAAGAGATTAAGCTTGCCCTGAAAATGGGAGTAAAGCCCGTAAGCCTTGGAAAGCGGATCCTGCGCACAGAAACAGCAGGACCTGCTATACTGGCTCTTTTGATGATGAAGCTGGAAGGAGCATTTTAA
- the prmA gene encoding 50S ribosomal protein L11 methyltransferase: MKWKKFTLTTTTEAVDLVSSMLDDVGIEGIEVEDNVPLTEKETKGMFIDILPELPPDEGVAKVSFYLDDDDQVEETLRRVEEGLDELAAYTNLGQRSIEASETEDKDWINNWKQYFKPFTVDHILIKPTWETIPEEHKDKLLVQIDPGTAFGTGMHETTQLCIRQLEKYVHSESEILDVGTGSGILGITALKLGAKEVWGTDLDENAITAVGENLASNDISSDRFHVLQGNIIDDKAVQDWAGYEKYDIVVANILADVIIMLVKEIPVHLKKGGYFITSGIINLKEEAVRAAFAASEELEVVEITYQGEWLSVTARKK, encoded by the coding sequence ATGAAGTGGAAAAAATTCACTCTGACTACTACCACAGAAGCAGTTGATCTGGTAAGCAGCATGCTGGATGATGTGGGTATTGAGGGCATTGAAGTAGAAGATAATGTGCCTCTTACAGAAAAAGAAACAAAAGGCATGTTCATAGATATCCTTCCGGAGCTTCCGCCGGATGAAGGTGTTGCAAAGGTAAGCTTTTATCTGGATGATGATGACCAGGTAGAGGAGACGCTTCGCCGTGTGGAAGAAGGACTGGATGAGCTGGCTGCATATACAAATCTGGGACAGCGTTCTATCGAAGCTTCTGAAACGGAAGATAAGGACTGGATCAACAACTGGAAGCAGTATTTTAAGCCTTTTACAGTAGATCATATCCTGATCAAGCCAACCTGGGAGACTATTCCGGAAGAACACAAGGACAAGCTGTTAGTACAGATCGATCCGGGAACTGCTTTCGGAACCGGTATGCATGAAACGACTCAGCTTTGCATCCGCCAGCTGGAAAAATATGTCCACAGCGAAAGCGAGATCCTGGATGTAGGAACGGGAAGTGGTATTTTAGGCATTACTGCTTTAAAACTGGGTGCAAAGGAAGTCTGGGGAACAGATCTGGATGAAAATGCCATTACAGCTGTTGGTGAAAATCTGGCTTCCAACGATATAAGCAGCGACCGTTTCCATGTACTTCAGGGAAATATCATTGATGACAAGGCTGTTCAGGACTGGGCCGGATATGAGAAATATGATATCGTAGTTGCTAATATTTTAGCAGATGTTATCATCATGCTGGTAAAAGAGATCCCGGTACACTTGAAAAAGGGTGGATATTTCATTACTTCCGGTATTATCAACCTGAAGGAAGAAGCAGTCCGGGCTGCATTTGCTGCCAGTGAAGAACTGGAAGTTGTAGAGATCACTTATCAGGGAGAATGGCTCTCTGTTACTGCAAGAAAGAAATAG
- a CDS encoding TSUP family transporter, which produces MTAYLIVCPLVFLAGLVDSIAGGGGLISLPGYLIAGVPAHLALGTNKMGSTIGTSISAVRLLKHGYLKGKMKMAIASAVCAMTGSVLGAKVSLLVSDSVIRHMMIVVLPIVAYHVLKNKNMGEDENTGTVPYKKMFLISVTAAFFIGCYDGFYGPGTGTFLLLVFTGAAKMDTRSASAQTKIINLSSNVAALVTFIIAENVYYPLGLAAAACSVAGNYLGSGLVVHDGQKIVRPVVLVVLGILFIKILTGH; this is translated from the coding sequence GTGACAGCTTATCTGATCGTCTGCCCGTTGGTATTTCTGGCAGGTCTTGTAGATTCCATTGCCGGAGGCGGGGGACTTATTTCTCTCCCTGGATATCTGATCGCAGGGGTTCCGGCCCATCTGGCTCTTGGAACCAATAAAATGGGTTCTACCATAGGAACTTCCATTTCTGCGGTGAGACTTTTAAAACATGGTTATTTAAAAGGAAAAATGAAAATGGCCATAGCATCGGCAGTCTGTGCTATGACAGGTTCTGTTCTGGGAGCAAAGGTGTCGCTGCTGGTTTCAGATTCTGTGATCCGGCATATGATGATCGTGGTCCTTCCGATCGTAGCTTATCATGTATTAAAAAACAAAAACATGGGAGAAGATGAAAATACAGGAACCGTTCCTTACAAAAAGATGTTTCTGATCTCTGTGACCGCGGCTTTCTTCATCGGCTGTTATGACGGTTTTTACGGACCGGGTACAGGAACTTTTTTACTGCTTGTATTTACAGGAGCAGCAAAAATGGATACCCGCAGCGCATCCGCACAGACGAAGATCATTAATCTTTCATCTAATGTGGCAGCACTGGTGACATTTATTATAGCAGAAAATGTTTATTATCCTCTGGGACTGGCAGCAGCAGCCTGTTCTGTAGCAGGCAATTACCTGGGCTCAGGGCTGGTAGTCCATGATGGCCAGAAAATCGTCCGTCCGGTTGTTCTGGTGGTACTGGGGATCTTATTTATAAAAATTCTGACGGGTCATTAA
- the rsmH gene encoding 16S rRNA (cytosine(1402)-N(4))-methyltransferase RsmH, producing the protein MEENNLKGAGKTPGTADQAETPQTPHKRRVRYKGTHPRSYKEKYKELQPEKYGDTIAKVISKGSTPAGMHISIMVKEILDFLNIQPGQTGLDATLGYGGHTSHMLACLKGEGHIYALDVDTIEMEKTRKRLTDKGFGPDILTIKHLNFANIDQVAEEAGGFDFVLADLGVSSMQIDNPDRGFSFKNEGPLDLRLDPSKGETAAERLKKLNFEELKGMLVENSDEPYAEQIARKVMNEKKHGRPIETTTRLKEVIEEALSFLPEAEKKEAVKKSCQRTFQALRIDINSEFEVLYAFLDKLPGALKPGGRAAILTFHSGEDRLVKKAFKEGLKAGIYSQINQDVIRPSAEECAKNGRAKSTKLRWAVKAQE; encoded by the coding sequence ATGGAAGAGAACAATTTAAAAGGTGCTGGTAAAACCCCAGGAACAGCAGACCAGGCAGAAACTCCACAAACACCTCATAAGCGCCGTGTCCGTTACAAAGGAACTCATCCAAGATCCTATAAAGAGAAATACAAAGAACTCCAGCCGGAAAAATACGGGGATACCATTGCAAAGGTCATTAGTAAGGGCAGTACACCTGCAGGTATGCATATTTCTATTATGGTAAAGGAAATTTTGGATTTCCTGAACATCCAGCCTGGACAGACCGGACTGGATGCAACCTTGGGATATGGTGGTCATACCAGCCATATGTTAGCCTGCTTAAAGGGCGAAGGCCACATATATGCTCTGGATGTGGATACCATTGAAATGGAAAAAACCAGAAAACGTCTGACAGATAAAGGCTTTGGACCGGATATTTTAACTATTAAGCATTTAAACTTTGCAAATATTGACCAGGTGGCAGAGGAAGCAGGGGGATTTGACTTTGTTTTAGCTGATCTGGGAGTTTCTTCCATGCAGATCGACAATCCAGACAGAGGTTTTTCTTTTAAAAATGAAGGCCCGCTGGACCTGCGTCTTGATCCTTCTAAAGGAGAAACTGCGGCGGAGCGTTTAAAAAAACTTAATTTTGAAGAATTAAAGGGAATGCTGGTGGAAAACTCAGATGAGCCATATGCAGAGCAGATCGCAAGAAAAGTGATGAATGAGAAGAAGCATGGCAGACCCATTGAAACAACTACCCGGTTAAAAGAAGTGATTGAAGAAGCACTTTCTTTCCTGCCGGAAGCAGAGAAAAAAGAGGCGGTAAAGAAATCCTGCCAGCGCACCTTCCAGGCACTGCGTATTGATATTAACAGTGAATTTGAGGTATTGTATGCATTTTTGGATAAACTTCCAGGTGCATTAAAGCCAGGGGGGAGAGCTGCGATCCTTACCTTCCATTCCGGCGAAGACCGCCTGGTAAAGAAAGCCTTTAAAGAAGGCTTAAAAGCCGGGATCTACAGCCAGATCAACCAGGATGTGATCCGCCCGTCTGCAGAAGAATGTGCCAAAAACGGAAGGGCTAAGTCTACAAAGCTTCGCTGGGCAGTGAAAGCGCAGGAGTAA
- the recQ gene encoding DNA helicase RecQ, which produces MNQYEILKHYFGYDTFRDGQEKLIGAILEGRDVLGIMPTGAGKSLCYQIPALMMGGITLVVSPLISLMKDQVSNLNQAGILAAYLNSSLTPGQYRKVLELARTGRYPIIYVAPERLVTEDFLRFALDPQVNISMVAVDEAHCVSQWGQDFRPSYLKIVDFIKRLPKRPVVSAFTATATAEVRDDIIDILMLQEPEVLTTGFDRTNLYFGVQTPKDRYQALVELLEQHKAESGIVYCLTRKIVEEVCEKLIKEGFSVTRYHAGLSDAERKHNQEEFIYDNVRIMVATNAFGMGIDKSNVRFVIHYNMPKNMESYYQEAGRAGRDGEPAECILLYGGQDVITNQFFIDHNQDNEALDPMTRQLVMERDRERLKKMTFYCFTHECLRDYILRYFGEYGSNYCGNCSNCLTQFENTDITEMAKALLSCIETSRQRYGATVIIDTVHGANTAKIRGYGMNENPEYGSLAKVPVYRLRQILNQLQLDGYITATNDEYAVLRLTTKAGSVLNNEETVWMKLAKEQTKSEQETQKKSRKKKSALAGAGDFTEAEETLFEMLRKLRVQIAKEEKVPPYIVFSDKTLAHMCIIKPANKEEMLSVSGVGEFKYEKYGERFLAAIREQA; this is translated from the coding sequence ATGAATCAATACGAGATCTTGAAGCATTATTTTGGATATGATACCTTTAGGGATGGACAGGAAAAACTGATAGGTGCCATTTTAGAAGGAAGAGATGTCCTTGGCATCATGCCAACGGGGGCAGGAAAGTCCCTTTGCTATCAGATACCGGCACTTATGATGGGCGGGATCACACTTGTGGTTTCGCCTCTTATATCCTTAATGAAAGACCAGGTAAGCAACTTAAACCAGGCTGGTATCCTGGCAGCTTATTTAAACAGTTCTCTTACGCCTGGTCAATATAGAAAGGTACTGGAATTAGCCAGAACGGGAAGATATCCTATTATATATGTAGCGCCGGAGCGTTTGGTAACAGAGGATTTTCTTCGGTTTGCCTTAGATCCACAGGTAAATATTTCCATGGTGGCAGTGGATGAAGCACATTGTGTTTCCCAGTGGGGACAGGATTTTAGGCCAAGTTATCTGAAGATCGTAGATTTTATTAAACGTCTTCCAAAGCGGCCTGTAGTCAGTGCTTTTACGGCTACTGCAACTGCAGAGGTAAGGGATGATATCATAGACATTCTTATGCTTCAGGAACCAGAAGTTTTAACCACCGGTTTTGACCGGACCAATCTGTATTTTGGAGTACAGACACCTAAAGACAGATATCAGGCATTAGTAGAGCTGTTAGAGCAGCATAAGGCAGAAAGCGGCATTGTCTATTGTCTTACCCGCAAGATCGTGGAAGAAGTATGTGAAAAGCTGATCAAAGAAGGCTTTTCTGTCACCCGCTACCATGCAGGCTTAAGTGATGCGGAGCGAAAGCACAATCAGGAGGAGTTTATCTATGACAATGTGCGGATCATGGTAGCTACCAATGCTTTTGGAATGGGAATTGATAAGTCAAATGTGCGCTTTGTTATTCATTATAATATGCCGAAAAATATGGAATCCTATTACCAGGAAGCAGGAAGAGCAGGCCGCGATGGGGAACCGGCGGAGTGCATTCTTCTTTACGGGGGACAGGACGTAATTACGAACCAGTTTTTCATTGACCATAATCAGGATAATGAAGCCTTAGACCCTATGACAAGACAGTTAGTTATGGAGCGGGACAGAGAACGTCTGAAAAAAATGACTTTTTACTGCTTTACCCATGAGTGTCTGCGGGATTATATCCTACGTTATTTTGGGGAATACGGCAGTAATTACTGCGGAAACTGTTCCAATTGTCTTACGCAATTTGAAAATACTGATATAACAGAGATGGCAAAAGCACTTCTTTCTTGTATTGAAACCAGCAGACAGAGATATGGGGCAACAGTGATCATTGATACAGTCCATGGAGCAAATACGGCTAAGATCCGGGGCTATGGGATGAATGAAAATCCAGAGTATGGCTCACTGGCGAAAGTTCCGGTATACCGTCTGCGCCAGATTTTAAACCAGCTGCAGTTAGACGGGTATATTACAGCTACCAATGATGAATATGCAGTTTTACGTCTGACGACCAAGGCCGGATCTGTGTTAAATAATGAAGAAACAGTATGGATGAAGCTGGCAAAAGAGCAGACAAAAAGTGAGCAGGAAACACAGAAGAAGAGCAGGAAGAAAAAGAGCGCCCTGGCCGGAGCAGGTGATTTTACAGAGGCAGAGGAAACATTATTTGAAATGCTGCGAAAGCTTCGGGTACAGATCGCCAAAGAAGAAAAAGTTCCTCCTTATATTGTATTTTCTGATAAGACACTGGCCCATATGTGTATTATAAAGCCTGCAAATAAGGAAGAAATGCTTTCTGTATCTGGTGTGGGAGAGTTTAAATATGAGAAATATGGAGAACGTTTCCTGGCAGCGATCAGAGAACAGGCATAA
- a CDS encoding SEC-C metal-binding domain-containing protein, whose product MEIKAQITKKLQKYKADEIKTLYQLMLRVLSGNDDFRMVQNADTDDLRPVIEGETGEKIDFAMESIISGGSLKLWQDIQAEEAEKVKLKKADRIERIASVMSDSALFEGFCLAFYGKDEMLAVLCDEYGCMEAYEALSQDIVYRKRRAYMRMLSDYVLAASHLYGVVALHDFELLLRHYEKNLDDFEGYAREEGSYRNTILFQPRYLGICTLQQLIGDTVPEVLATMDGLFVHPSFTEDFQNEQKEMVKAFAKKGGQNVEEKDFDQFFASAGEKTSYRKLLRDTMDKPMYLPAKEEFLKYVNEDYHVISTAEKNLRNYLKGKYGKELEAAAQAAGTTPEVYLEVFIAKLRDMGTDVGKGGAEPDPQAQIQFVLNTLRQIGASFEDIKDAKEPLRYAMEMSNAEHLWCNRGFSADGLAVRMAAEKKNTDIAAGLLNQGKANGQVVCKTTKIYPNDPCPCGSGKKYKKCCGKNQA is encoded by the coding sequence ATGGAAATAAAAGCACAGATCACCAAAAAACTGCAGAAATACAAAGCGGATGAGATCAAAACCCTATATCAGCTGATGCTCAGAGTATTATCCGGCAATGATGATTTCCGTATGGTACAAAATGCAGATACAGATGATCTGCGTCCTGTGATCGAAGGGGAGACAGGAGAAAAGATCGACTTTGCAATGGAGTCCATTATTTCAGGAGGATCCCTGAAACTGTGGCAGGACATTCAGGCAGAGGAAGCGGAAAAAGTAAAATTAAAGAAGGCAGACAGAATTGAGAGAATTGCATCTGTTATGAGCGATTCTGCTTTATTTGAAGGCTTCTGCCTGGCTTTTTATGGAAAAGATGAGATGTTGGCAGTTCTGTGTGATGAGTATGGCTGCATGGAAGCTTACGAAGCCTTATCACAGGATATTGTATACAGAAAAAGAAGAGCTTATATGCGCATGCTTTCTGACTATGTGCTGGCAGCTTCCCATCTGTATGGTGTAGTGGCTCTTCATGACTTTGAGCTTCTGCTGCGCCATTACGAAAAGAATCTGGATGATTTTGAAGGCTACGCAAGAGAAGAAGGAAGCTATCGCAATACCATCCTTTTCCAGCCAAGATATTTAGGGATTTGTACCTTACAGCAGCTGATCGGAGATACAGTTCCGGAGGTACTGGCTACCATGGACGGTCTGTTTGTACATCCTTCTTTTACAGAAGATTTCCAGAACGAACAGAAGGAAATGGTAAAAGCATTTGCAAAAAAGGGCGGACAGAACGTGGAGGAAAAGGATTTCGACCAGTTTTTTGCATCTGCAGGGGAGAAAACTTCCTACAGAAAGCTGCTGCGTGACACCATGGACAAGCCAATGTACCTTCCAGCAAAAGAAGAATTTTTAAAGTATGTAAACGAAGACTACCATGTGATCTCCACTGCAGAAAAGAATTTAAGAAACTATCTGAAGGGAAAATATGGAAAAGAATTAGAAGCAGCGGCACAGGCAGCAGGGACTACCCCGGAGGTATACTTAGAAGTCTTTATTGCAAAGCTTCGTGATATGGGCACAGATGTAGGAAAAGGTGGAGCAGAGCCAGATCCTCAGGCGCAGATTCAGTTTGTTTTAAATACCTTAAGACAGATCGGAGCATCTTTTGAGGATATCAAAGATGCAAAAGAACCACTGCGCTATGCAATGGAGATGTCCAATGCAGAACATTTATGGTGTAACAGGGGATTTAGCGCAGATGGACTGGCAGTGCGCATGGCTGCAGAGAAGAAAAATACGGACATTGCAGCAGGTCTTTTAAATCAGGGCAAGGCAAATGGACAGGTAGTCTGTAAGACTACAAAAATCTATCCAAATGATCCATGCCCATGTGGAAGCGGCAAAAAGTATAAAAAGTGCTGCGGAAAGAATCAGGCATAA
- a CDS encoding OFA family MFS transporter, translating to MNITKATRWRVFAGVWLQSLFTSATAYFSLFCIPLTTKFGWSDSAFALAYTIYMFTYCAVGFIGGSLAEKISPRKTIYIGLCLFAGGWFLTGFASSIPQLYVFYGLMAGAGGGMIYPACLPTALKWFPDRSGSISGLVQAGASCGPFIMSPIAQTLIDRVGAQMTCRILAIVFLIGVGIAAAMIVPCPEGWAPEGWKPSAEQVKVLKTKDYSMGEMVKTPVFWVLLLMFIFANAAGTMMVSFTSPIAQRQVGQTAMTAALCVSIMTLANMCGRIGFGFIYDILKGWKSLILLMVINGVSMLMLTQATTLSYFIVCIVLVGFSFGGLLVVFAPMVRMIFGSKFYNRNYGLIFIGYGIGAFVGPKISAYFYDTTGQYTMGFIGSALLAVAAIVLIVIAQKMAAKMENA from the coding sequence ATGAATATCACAAAAGCAACTCGCTGGAGAGTGTTTGCCGGTGTATGGCTGCAGAGTTTATTTACCTCTGCTACTGCTTACTTCAGTCTGTTTTGTATCCCGTTAACAACCAAATTTGGATGGAGCGATTCCGCATTCGCACTGGCATATACCATTTATATGTTTACATACTGTGCAGTTGGCTTTATCGGCGGTTCCTTAGCTGAGAAGATCAGCCCAAGAAAAACCATTTACATTGGTCTTTGCCTTTTTGCAGGCGGCTGGTTCTTAACCGGTTTTGCATCCAGCATCCCACAGCTGTATGTATTTTACGGATTAATGGCTGGTGCCGGCGGCGGTATGATCTACCCGGCATGTCTTCCTACAGCATTAAAATGGTTCCCTGACCGTTCCGGTTCTATTTCCGGTCTGGTTCAGGCCGGCGCTTCCTGCGGTCCTTTCATTATGAGTCCTATTGCCCAGACTCTCATTGACCGTGTAGGCGCACAGATGACCTGCCGTATCCTGGCAATCGTATTCCTGATCGGTGTTGGTATTGCAGCAGCAATGATCGTTCCTTGTCCGGAAGGCTGGGCTCCAGAAGGCTGGAAGCCATCCGCTGAGCAGGTTAAGGTATTAAAAACAAAAGATTACAGCATGGGCGAAATGGTTAAGACACCTGTATTCTGGGTACTGTTATTAATGTTCATTTTTGCAAATGCAGCCGGAACCATGATGGTTTCCTTCACAAGCCCTATTGCACAGCGTCAGGTTGGCCAGACTGCAATGACCGCTGCATTATGTGTATCCATTATGACACTGGCTAACATGTGCGGACGTATTGGATTTGGTTTTATCTACGATATCTTAAAGGGCTGGAAGAGCCTGATCCTGTTAATGGTCATCAACGGAGTTTCCATGTTAATGCTGACTCAGGCTACTACACTTTCATACTTTATCGTATGTATCGTTTTAGTAGGTTTCTCCTTTGGTGGATTGTTAGTAGTATTCGCACCAATGGTACGTATGATCTTCGGTTCTAAATTCTACAACCGTAATTACGGTCTGATCTTCATCGGATATGGTATCGGTGCTTTCGTAGGTCCTAAGATCAGTGCTTACTTCTACGATACCACCGGTCAGTACACCATGGGCTTCATCGGATCTGCATTATTAGCAGTTGCAGCCATCGTACTGATCGTGATCGCACAGAAGATGGCAGCAAAGATGGAAAATGCATAG